In Macadamia integrifolia cultivar HAES 741 chromosome 5, SCU_Mint_v3, whole genome shotgun sequence, a single window of DNA contains:
- the LOC122079221 gene encoding plant UBX domain-containing protein 8-like has protein sequence MPDGSRRGRRFLKLDRLQPFFDFIDVGGSVKPGTYKLAGQVRPYPRRAFSDGDSELSLGELGLTSKPEALFMELV, from the exons ATGCCTGATGGTAGCCGCCGTGGCCGTCGCTTTCTCAAGTTAGACAGGCTCCAG CCTTTTTTTGACTTCATTGATGTGGGTGGTTCCGTTAAACCTGGTACCTACAAACTG GCTGGACAGGTGAGGCCATACCCTCGGCGTGCTTTCAGTGATGGTGATAGTGAATTATCTCTGGGTGAACTAGGTCTAACCAGCAAACCAGAAGCCTTATTTATGGAATTGGTTTAG
- the LOC122079220 gene encoding uncharacterized protein LOC122079220 isoform X1 — protein sequence MDSSSVMHMPHKLNLDVGFRCTKPDHDGGYILSMETGDGSEEDTLPDPKTNATRNSDVLYMPFQKSHEDFNSPSDFSSIVCSSPTIEVKQKSSLSVEGLMSTGVHTGNDGDTKDDNLPDPETSVMNNTDILYISSQNCRTCLNPCSCSDDFNSATDEKHSFTTEEGSMSNIAYVRDCSVRADPSEYTRSCTAMEVVENFHALKLDCPPKSLLSTRKAISPTSQAKPCQAVDADYLNDDIGLSKCRERLSFGKQSTIRASSTGSNLQGTEVNMRVAVDRAGEVEETTRMWLSMMARDCSRFCRIMRSSGNKAATAPTSSYGLHKDRKKIFFADEVGGPLCHVKVFEDQLASLCGSECDTEKFLGN from the exons ATGGATAGCAGCTCTGTGATGCATATGCCTCATAAGTTGAACCTTGATGTTGGATTTAGATGCACAAAACCTGACCATGATGGTGGATATATTTTAAGTATGGAAACTGGAGATGGCAGCGAGGAGGATACCCTTCCTGACCCCAAAACCAATGCTACAAGAAACTCTGATGTCCTTTACATGCCATTTCAGAAGTCTCATGAGGACTTTAATTCTCCTAGTGATTTTAGTTCTATTGTTTGTAGTTCACCTACAATTGAGGTGAAGCAGAAATCATCTTTATCAGTAGAGGGACTGATGTCTACTGGTGTTCATACGGGAAATGATGGTGACACCAAGGATGATAACCTTCCTGATCCTGAAACCAGTGTTATGAACAACACTGACATCCTCTACATCTCATCTCAGAATTGTCGTACATGCTTGAATCCTTGTAGCTGTTCGGATGATTTTAATTCTGCAACCGATGAGAAACACTCATTTACCACAGAAGAGGGATCAATGTCTAATATTGCTTACGTAAGAGACTGCTCTGTGAGGGCTGATCCATCTGAGTATACTAGAAGTTGTACAGCGATGGAAGTAGTTGAGAATTTCCATGCTTTGAAGCTGGATTGTCCTCCAAAAAGTCTCCTTTCAACCAGAAAG GCCATTTCTCCGACTTCTCAGGCAAAGCCGTGTCAAGCTGTGGATGCTGACTACTTAAATGATGACATAGGTCTTTCCA AGTGTAGGGAAAGACTAAGCTTTGGGAAACAGTCTACAATTAGGGCCTCTTCAACAGGATCCAATCTTCAGGGAACTGAAGTCAAT ATGAGAGTAGCTGTTGACAGGGCTGGAGAAGTTGAAGAGACCACAAGAATGTGGCTTTCCATGATGGCAAGAGACTGCAGCCGTTTCTGTAGAATTATg AGATCGTCTGGAAACAAAGCTGCTACTGCTCCAACATCTAGTTATGGACTTCACAAGGACAGGAAGAAGATATTCTTTGCAGATGAAGTTGGTGGGCCTCTATGTCATGTCAAGGTTTTTGAAGATCAACTGGCTTCTCTCTGTGGCTCTGAATGTGACACTGAGAAATTCTTAGGCAACTAA
- the LOC122079220 gene encoding uncharacterized protein LOC122079220 isoform X2, which produces MDSSSVMHMPHKLNLDVGFRCTKPDHDGGYILSMETGDGSEEDTLPDPKTNATRNSDVLYMPFQKSHEDFNSPSDFSSIVCSSPTIEVKQKSSLSVEGLMSTGVHTGNDGDTKDDNLPDPETSVMNNTDILYISSQNCRTCLNPCSCSDDFNSATDEKHSFTTEEGSMSNIAYVRDCSVRADPSEYTRSCTAMEVVENFHALKLDCPPKSLLSTRKAISPTSQAKPCQAVDADYLNDDIGLSKCRERLSFGKQSTIRASSTGSNLQGTEVNVSPQRFILKLKNKKIGPNLLVPKGILISPNVSSAMPQTATESTSPNPLTESAMAFSQSQMRDIESLGCEACE; this is translated from the exons ATGGATAGCAGCTCTGTGATGCATATGCCTCATAAGTTGAACCTTGATGTTGGATTTAGATGCACAAAACCTGACCATGATGGTGGATATATTTTAAGTATGGAAACTGGAGATGGCAGCGAGGAGGATACCCTTCCTGACCCCAAAACCAATGCTACAAGAAACTCTGATGTCCTTTACATGCCATTTCAGAAGTCTCATGAGGACTTTAATTCTCCTAGTGATTTTAGTTCTATTGTTTGTAGTTCACCTACAATTGAGGTGAAGCAGAAATCATCTTTATCAGTAGAGGGACTGATGTCTACTGGTGTTCATACGGGAAATGATGGTGACACCAAGGATGATAACCTTCCTGATCCTGAAACCAGTGTTATGAACAACACTGACATCCTCTACATCTCATCTCAGAATTGTCGTACATGCTTGAATCCTTGTAGCTGTTCGGATGATTTTAATTCTGCAACCGATGAGAAACACTCATTTACCACAGAAGAGGGATCAATGTCTAATATTGCTTACGTAAGAGACTGCTCTGTGAGGGCTGATCCATCTGAGTATACTAGAAGTTGTACAGCGATGGAAGTAGTTGAGAATTTCCATGCTTTGAAGCTGGATTGTCCTCCAAAAAGTCTCCTTTCAACCAGAAAG GCCATTTCTCCGACTTCTCAGGCAAAGCCGTGTCAAGCTGTGGATGCTGACTACTTAAATGATGACATAGGTCTTTCCA AGTGTAGGGAAAGACTAAGCTTTGGGAAACAGTCTACAATTAGGGCCTCTTCAACAGGATCCAATCTTCAGGGAACTGAAGTCAATGTAAGCCCTCAGAGGTTCATCTTGAAACTGAAGAATAAAAAGATTGGACCTAACTTGTTAGTTCCTAAAGGAATACTCATCTCTCCAAATGTTTCTTCTGCAATGCCACAAACTGCAACTGAAAGCACGTCTCCCAATCCTCTTACAGAGAGTGCTATGGCATTCTCTCAGAGCCAGATGCGTGACATCGAGTCTCTGGGCTGTGAAGCTTGTGAATGA